A stretch of the Desulfitobacterium chlororespirans DSM 11544 genome encodes the following:
- a CDS encoding glucose-6-phosphate isomerase, with product MVIITSWARFKEYLYYDQEMELLLDISRMDFSTEFLMEMNEPMRDVYHQIQLMEKGAVANPDEGRMVGHYWLRNPDLAPSAEIAQDIKGTLREILGFVEQIHEGRIQGENGEPFRNLLLVGVGGSILGPRFVADALASPRDKMKAFFIDNGDPDGIDRVLGQIGEELKATLCIIISKSGGTVETRNGMLEVRKAYEDIGLSFPGHAVAITQRGSRLDKLSQREGWLRTFPMWDWVGGRTSLLSAVGLLSLALQGIDIGELLQGARDCDQRTRRPDILANPGALLALMWYYSTQGQGGKQMVVLPYKDRLELFTKYLQQLIMESLGKEKNLKGETVHQGMTVYGNKGSSDQHSYLQQLLEGPDNFFVTFIEVLKDRQAFSAYMEDNSTSGEYLQAFLLGTREALTQKGRESLTITVKEVNAYTIGVLIALFERAVSIYALLVGINAYHQPAVEMGKKAAGQAIQLKNNIVQFLKSHPGKKFSVPELALAIQEEEHQEMLFKLLLHLTINTEHGVNMEPGHPWSESRFFVDGPIS from the coding sequence TTGGTTATCATTACTTCCTGGGCTCGCTTCAAGGAGTATTTATATTATGATCAAGAGATGGAATTGCTTTTAGATATAAGTCGGATGGATTTCAGTACGGAATTTTTAATGGAAATGAATGAGCCGATGAGAGATGTCTATCACCAGATTCAGCTTATGGAGAAAGGTGCTGTGGCTAACCCGGATGAGGGGCGGATGGTAGGTCATTATTGGCTGCGCAATCCGGACCTTGCTCCCTCCGCAGAAATCGCACAGGATATTAAAGGGACACTCAGAGAGATCCTTGGCTTTGTGGAGCAGATTCATGAGGGCAGGATTCAGGGAGAAAACGGGGAGCCTTTCCGCAATCTCCTCTTAGTGGGAGTTGGCGGCTCCATTCTCGGGCCCCGTTTTGTCGCCGACGCCTTGGCTTCTCCCCGGGATAAGATGAAGGCTTTCTTCATCGATAATGGAGATCCCGACGGAATCGATCGAGTCTTAGGTCAGATCGGTGAGGAACTGAAGGCCACCCTCTGCATTATTATCTCCAAGAGCGGTGGGACAGTTGAAACCCGGAACGGCATGCTGGAAGTCAGGAAGGCTTATGAGGATATAGGGCTGTCTTTCCCGGGTCATGCTGTAGCCATCACTCAACGAGGGAGTCGATTGGATAAGCTCAGCCAAAGGGAAGGCTGGCTGAGAACCTTTCCCATGTGGGATTGGGTAGGGGGAAGAACATCCCTTCTGTCGGCGGTGGGACTCTTATCCCTGGCTTTACAGGGAATAGATATTGGAGAACTTTTGCAGGGGGCTAGGGATTGCGATCAGCGAACACGGCGCCCGGATATCTTAGCTAATCCGGGAGCGCTTTTGGCTTTAATGTGGTATTATAGCACCCAGGGCCAAGGGGGAAAGCAAATGGTAGTGCTTCCCTATAAGGACCGCCTGGAACTTTTTACTAAATATCTGCAACAGTTGATTATGGAATCCCTGGGCAAGGAGAAGAATCTTAAGGGAGAAACGGTTCATCAGGGGATGACGGTCTATGGCAATAAAGGGTCCTCTGATCAGCATTCTTATCTTCAGCAGCTTCTGGAAGGTCCCGACAATTTCTTTGTGACCTTTATCGAGGTATTGAAAGATCGGCAAGCATTCTCTGCTTATATGGAGGACAACAGCACCAGCGGGGAGTATTTGCAGGCCTTTCTTTTAGGAACACGGGAAGCGTTAACCCAAAAAGGGCGTGAATCTCTGACCATCACGGTCAAAGAGGTCAACGCCTACACCATTGGCGTATTAATTGCCCTATTCGAGCGGGCTGTGAGCATTTATGCCTTGTTAGTGGGGATTAACGCCTATCATCAACCGGCTGTGGAGATGGGTAAAAAGGCGGCCGGTCAGGCTATACAATTAAAAAACAACATCGTACAGTTTTTAAAAAGCCATCCGGGCAAGAAATTTTCTGTCCCTGAGCTCGCCTTAGCCATCCAGGAAGAGGAACACCAGGAGATGCTGTTTAAGCTTTTACTCCATTTAACGATTAATACTGAACATGGGGTAAACATGGAACCGGGGCATCCTTGGTCGGAGAGCAGGTTCTTTGTAGACGGCCCCATATCCTAA
- a CDS encoding GntR family transcriptional regulator, translating into MLNKNAPIPLHYQLTTDLREGIIQGTWGVGEVFPTDKELMNKYNISSTTVRRAVSQLVQEGWLDRRPGKGTFVKKTPIEETLGEPTGFFEEMINRGLKPSADVLNVSEVELSKKELEKVPQLRIFSEQRMFVFEKIQKLNDEPIAYVKSYWPYEYGVRIAELDLSTQGIYELIKREFGFSLIRAEEFVGADIANKKISQYLNVKIGFPVLTMERIAYNEHDKPIELSINAYRADRYKYKVHLQRSGQN; encoded by the coding sequence ATGTTAAATAAAAATGCACCCATTCCTTTACATTACCAACTTACTACAGATCTTCGTGAAGGAATAATACAAGGTACGTGGGGTGTTGGCGAAGTGTTCCCAACCGACAAAGAATTAATGAATAAATATAATATCAGCAGTACTACTGTAAGGCGTGCTGTATCACAATTAGTTCAAGAAGGGTGGCTTGATCGTAGACCTGGTAAAGGAACATTTGTTAAAAAAACTCCTATCGAGGAAACATTAGGGGAACCAACCGGTTTTTTCGAAGAAATGATAAACCGTGGATTAAAACCGAGCGCCGATGTTTTAAACGTTTCCGAGGTAGAGCTTTCCAAAAAGGAATTGGAGAAAGTCCCCCAACTGAGGATATTTAGTGAACAGAGAATGTTTGTATTTGAAAAGATACAAAAACTTAACGATGAGCCAATCGCTTATGTTAAGAGCTATTGGCCCTATGAATATGGTGTGCGAATCGCTGAGCTCGATTTATCTACTCAGGGTATTTATGAATTAATTAAAAGAGAATTTGGTTTTAGTTTAATTCGGGCAGAAGAGTTTGTGGGGGCAGATATTGCTAATAAAAAAATATCCCAATATTTAAATGTGAAGATCGGGTTTCCGGTTTTAACGATGGAGCGCATCGCTTATAATGAGCATGACAAACCCATTGAGCTTTCAATCAATGCCTACCGGGCCGATAGATATAAATATAAAGTTCATTTACAAAGAAGCGGTCAGAATTAA
- a CDS encoding tripartite tricarboxylate transporter TctB family protein, with product MDKPSRGTLGSLGSLGIGMIGIIGIIYLIEAFKLPLGRLSYPDRGFIPVIIGFALIAFSAIQIILEVFFPQLANEKSIDIGEEDNGKEAAAYPKKPVIITVALLMYCALFNTLGFVVATIPLTFVCLRVMEYKSWWVSLIVAVVITLVTYFLFVEWLGVYFPSGILG from the coding sequence ATGGACAAACCTTCACGTGGCACATTAGGTTCATTGGGTTCATTGGGTATAGGAATGATAGGGATTATAGGCATCATTTACTTGATTGAAGCCTTCAAACTTCCCTTAGGGAGACTTAGTTATCCTGATCGGGGATTTATACCTGTCATCATCGGCTTTGCTTTGATAGCTTTCAGCGCTATTCAAATTATTTTGGAAGTGTTCTTTCCCCAGTTGGCCAACGAAAAGAGCATTGATATTGGCGAAGAAGACAATGGGAAAGAGGCGGCTGCCTATCCTAAGAAGCCTGTGATCATTACTGTAGCTTTGTTAATGTATTGTGCACTTTTTAATACTCTGGGATTTGTTGTGGCCACGATACCCTTAACTTTTGTTTGTTTGCGGGTAATGGAGTATAAATCCTGGTGGGTATCTCTGATCGTAGCAGTAGTTATAACACTAGTGACCTATTTTCTCTTTGTTGAATGGCTTGGCGTCTATTTCCCGTCAGGCATCTTGGGTTAG
- a CDS encoding tripartite tricarboxylate transporter substrate binding protein — protein MKKSKKLMALLAGVLTASILFTGCGGTQQEAMKNTEEQPKTEQKSAYPEKEVIFVCPWPAGGSSDLIVRTLSKGLDGIFTKPVVVVNREGANGIIATSGLTSTPADGYTISSGTNGLFTTSPLTQEGVNYSIENFDFLVGVTNEPIVISVPAGSPYQTFEDLVKASQEQNVTIRYGNSGIGGIPQLTLAYLFQLADINAQPIPFKGTAPAITAAIGGHVDAVASHPGEVIEHAKAGTLRPLAISSPERAAVFPDMPTMKELGYDIDMGVRKFVFAPKGMPEDVRVTLVEALTEVANSAEFKKTMEDAGLIHDVMTGEEVKKYLEEQLPIMKDLIEKMPKQ, from the coding sequence ATGAAAAAAAGTAAGAAATTAATGGCTTTATTAGCTGGTGTTTTGACGGCAAGTATCCTCTTCACCGGTTGTGGTGGAACTCAACAGGAAGCAATGAAAAATACCGAAGAACAGCCAAAGACTGAACAAAAGTCCGCTTATCCGGAAAAAGAAGTTATTTTTGTCTGCCCTTGGCCTGCTGGAGGTTCCAGCGATTTAATAGTACGGACATTGAGTAAAGGGCTTGATGGTATTTTTACGAAACCTGTTGTCGTAGTTAACAGAGAAGGGGCCAATGGCATTATTGCAACCTCGGGATTAACAAGTACTCCAGCCGATGGGTATACAATTTCCTCGGGTACTAACGGGCTTTTTACAACATCACCGCTTACTCAGGAAGGTGTCAATTACAGCATAGAGAACTTTGATTTCCTGGTCGGTGTAACCAATGAGCCTATAGTCATTTCAGTACCCGCCGGTTCACCCTATCAGACTTTTGAGGACTTAGTCAAAGCTTCTCAAGAACAAAATGTTACTATCCGCTATGGAAACTCCGGAATCGGCGGCATTCCTCAATTAACCTTAGCTTATTTGTTCCAATTAGCTGATATTAACGCTCAACCTATACCATTCAAAGGGACAGCACCTGCGATCACTGCGGCTATCGGCGGTCATGTTGATGCTGTTGCGTCTCACCCTGGTGAAGTAATCGAACATGCCAAAGCCGGTACATTACGTCCTTTGGCGATTTCTTCTCCCGAAAGAGCTGCTGTATTCCCCGATATGCCAACCATGAAAGAACTTGGTTACGACATTGATATGGGTGTCAGAAAGTTCGTCTTTGCACCGAAAGGAATGCCCGAGGATGTGAGAGTCACCTTGGTTGAAGCTCTAACGGAAGTTGCCAACAGTGCAGAATTTAAAAAGACCATGGAAGATGCCGGTTTAATTCATGATGTGATGACCGGTGAGGAAGTTAAAAAGTATCTCGAAGAGCAACTGCCCATTATGAAAGACTTAATTGAAAAAATGCCCAAACAATAA
- a CDS encoding iron-containing alcohol dehydrogenase family protein — MTDLIVPGFYKRRKGALNDLGAFCQDRGRRALIIGGKMALEATEEPMVSNLKMAKVEAFVEWYGGECTWGNINRLADMASDKEVDLIIGVGGGKVLDTAKAVAYLAEVSCITVPTIAATCAAYTPLSIIYDDQGVYLENSGKAACPEGIFIDPDIIVRAPEKWLYSGIGDTLAKWYELRATTSGVAQSSWTIGGSSNGRVCYDIIKKFGPQAQKTIAGQGSSEALDYVIDAIIYYAGICSILGGEKFRGAAAHSIYMGFTQIPGMHNFGHGLLVGFGNLCLLALEGRNEREILEEIELARECGIPIKLKDIGVFLESELKMIADFAIKTNGIHNMPIKITSDMIVEAIKYIDNLSTKYFS; from the coding sequence ATGACGGATTTAATAGTTCCTGGATTTTATAAGCGGAGAAAAGGTGCGTTGAATGATCTGGGAGCCTTTTGTCAGGATAGAGGCCGTAGGGCTCTTATTATTGGTGGCAAAATGGCCTTAGAAGCCACTGAGGAACCCATGGTGTCAAATCTGAAAATGGCAAAAGTGGAAGCATTTGTTGAATGGTATGGCGGAGAGTGTACATGGGGGAACATCAACCGGCTGGCTGACATGGCAAGTGATAAAGAGGTAGATCTAATTATAGGAGTAGGTGGTGGAAAGGTACTTGATACAGCAAAGGCCGTTGCCTATCTGGCTGAGGTTTCCTGCATTACAGTGCCGACAATTGCTGCGACTTGTGCTGCGTATACGCCGCTTTCCATTATCTATGATGACCAGGGCGTGTATCTTGAGAATAGCGGAAAGGCGGCTTGCCCTGAAGGGATATTTATTGATCCGGACATCATTGTGAGGGCGCCTGAGAAATGGCTTTATTCAGGTATAGGGGATACTTTGGCAAAATGGTATGAATTGAGGGCTACAACCTCAGGTGTAGCTCAGTCCAGTTGGACGATAGGCGGGAGCAGTAATGGCCGTGTTTGTTATGACATTATTAAAAAATTTGGGCCGCAAGCCCAAAAAACTATAGCTGGCCAAGGCAGCAGTGAAGCATTGGATTATGTTATTGATGCCATTATTTATTATGCGGGCATTTGCTCAATTTTGGGAGGTGAAAAATTCAGGGGTGCTGCGGCTCACTCAATTTATATGGGATTTACGCAAATTCCGGGCATGCATAATTTCGGCCATGGGTTATTGGTTGGTTTCGGAAATTTATGTTTGCTGGCTTTGGAGGGACGTAACGAAAGAGAAATCCTGGAGGAGATTGAGCTTGCTCGGGAATGTGGAATCCCGATTAAATTGAAAGACATAGGTGTATTCTTAGAAAGCGAACTCAAAATGATAGCCGATTTTGCCATTAAAACAAATGGTATCCATAATATGCCGATAAAAATAACCTCCGATATGATTGTTGAGGCAATTAAGTATATTGATAATTTAAGCACAAAGTATTTTTCTTAA
- a CDS encoding NAD-dependent succinate-semialdehyde dehydrogenase — protein sequence MDNAIEKSLFINGEWQAPIKNEKKGVVNPATGETICEIGYGSAEDAISAVDIASQAFSAWSLTSGRERADILNRVAGLLRERADYIGKLLAAESGKPVPQAVGEVKFSAEYFQWFAEEIRRPYGELIPADVANKRHLVFTQPAGVALCLSPWNFPVSIQARKLAPALAAGCTVVSRASDVAPLGVMELYKCLQDAGIPKGVANLIQGPASSTTEVMMKHPAVRVISFTGSTPVGQSLMRQAADGVQRLALELGGNAPFIVFEDADIEKAADAAMITKFRNNGQSCIGANRFYVHEKVYDQFKAAFAARIEKMKIGNPMAELDLDLGPMVSLKAKTAIEKLVGEAVALGATYLTPPAEVPAEGYYVPPIILENVPETAAFATEELFAPAAPIFKFNDEQDVVIKANSSEMGLAAYVYTNDLACARRVTDALKFGIIGLNNALPSAAYAPMGGVKHSGLGREGARVGLEEFMDVKYIAAEF from the coding sequence ATGGACAACGCTATTGAAAAGTCACTCTTCATCAATGGAGAATGGCAAGCACCTATCAAGAATGAAAAAAAAGGAGTAGTTAATCCAGCAACAGGTGAGACCATTTGCGAGATCGGTTACGGCAGCGCTGAGGATGCAATTTCAGCCGTAGATATTGCCAGTCAAGCTTTCTCAGCATGGTCTTTAACTTCCGGACGTGAAAGAGCAGATATCCTGAATCGTGTCGCCGGTCTTTTGCGTGAAAGAGCGGATTATATTGGTAAGCTATTGGCTGCCGAATCAGGAAAACCTGTTCCCCAAGCAGTGGGTGAAGTTAAGTTTTCTGCTGAGTATTTTCAATGGTTCGCTGAAGAAATCAGGAGACCTTATGGAGAGCTCATTCCAGCTGATGTCGCCAACAAACGTCATCTTGTTTTTACCCAACCAGCCGGAGTAGCCCTCTGTCTTTCTCCATGGAATTTTCCAGTCTCTATTCAAGCACGGAAATTAGCCCCGGCACTGGCTGCAGGCTGTACCGTCGTTTCCAGGGCTTCTGATGTTGCTCCCTTAGGCGTAATGGAATTATATAAATGCCTACAGGATGCTGGGATCCCAAAAGGCGTAGCTAATCTCATTCAAGGTCCGGCGTCATCGACAACCGAGGTTATGATGAAGCATCCTGCCGTACGTGTCATTAGCTTTACTGGCTCTACACCTGTGGGACAGAGCTTGATGCGTCAAGCAGCCGATGGGGTACAACGCTTAGCCCTTGAACTGGGCGGCAATGCACCTTTCATCGTTTTTGAAGATGCCGATATCGAAAAAGCAGCCGATGCTGCCATGATTACTAAATTCAGAAATAACGGTCAATCTTGCATCGGCGCCAATCGTTTTTATGTTCATGAAAAGGTCTATGACCAATTCAAGGCAGCCTTTGCGGCGAGAATTGAGAAGATGAAAATCGGCAATCCTATGGCCGAGCTGGACCTTGACCTCGGCCCCATGGTTAGCCTTAAGGCTAAAACAGCAATTGAGAAGTTAGTTGGTGAAGCAGTAGCTCTTGGCGCAACCTATCTCACACCTCCAGCGGAAGTGCCGGCTGAAGGCTATTATGTTCCGCCGATTATCTTGGAAAATGTTCCGGAAACAGCTGCCTTCGCAACTGAAGAATTGTTTGCACCTGCTGCGCCAATCTTCAAGTTTAACGATGAACAAGACGTTGTTATAAAAGCCAATAGTTCAGAAATGGGTCTGGCGGCTTATGTTTATACTAATGACTTAGCCTGTGCCAGACGTGTAACAGACGCCCTGAAGTTCGGTATTATTGGTCTCAATAATGCGTTGCCTTCAGCGGCATATGCACCAATGGGTGGAGTCAAACATAGCGGTTTAGGCCGTGAAGGTGCGCGAGTGGGACTGGAAGAATTTATGGATGTTAAGTATATTGCTGCTGAGTTTTAA
- a CDS encoding bifunctional glycogen debranching protein GlgX/4-alpha-glucanotransferase — translation MSVVMAYHNSHDPFFRSPFGAVQCSGLLRLRLLMRPEDSSGADSPVQECFLRLWVQDREERLPMIRVEEAACCGEQEEGSASYGRQGTGTVYEAEYPLPHEPGIIWYYFVFMIGGATRFYGNNQEELGGVGELRLSEPPGYQITVYRPMALPSWYTQGIMYQIYVDRFFNGDEQGKVLNPRPRSLIHGDWYDTPFYIKNEKGEVLRWDFFGGNLAGVIKKLPYLKELGVSILYLNPIFDSSSNHKYDTGNYLTLDPMYGDEETFAQLIKEAQSLGIAIILDGVFSHTGDDSIYFNRYGRYPGLGAYQSPDSPYSSWYQCQGEGQEKKYSCWWGVSTLPEVWEMEPSYREFIIHSSQGVLQSWMKRGIKGWRLDVADELPDEFIQEFRQVMKTMDPEGVLIGEVWEDPTYKFSYGKLRQYFWGEELDATMNYPWRNIFLQYFLGQIDAGQAHKRIMNLYENYPRENFFGQMNLIGSHDRARILTLLGEAPPPEQLSAVEQEQYRLPAPARHLAVQRLKLLTLLQMSFPGIPCLYYGDEAGCEGYPDPYNRGTYPWGREDQEILQWFKRVLRYRREYEVLRQGEFSSWSEGKEIYALKRKDEKEEIIVLVNRSAEESAEMTLKLEQNVGQVIDIFAGEMLFSKEDGSESPLDEYSDHSLSLILPPLSAKALFCQKHGPNYYFKQELMIRACGILMHISSLPSPWGIGDLGEEAYAFVDFLAEGGQSLWQVLPLNPLGLGDSPYQSESALAGNPLLISLDLLIQAGLLTEKEARRERAKYGGGDEGAEGAEGDGGKSFARVELYKEKLLRKAYERFKKKMPEAKGYLDPHGYSRFIEENQEWLKDYALYKCLKLKFSGRSWHQWEESYRLRKPEALEAVTGDYAEEINYIFFVQYTFAYQWQRLKDYAQEKGVKMIGDLPIYVAYDSCDTWANRECFALDENNAPTGTAGVPPDYFNPEGQNWGNPLYDWDALRAADYAWWKLRFRQGLERFDALRLDHFRGFEGYWEVPPQAGSAKEGRWLKGPGKEFFESLVRELGPLPVIAEDLGCITPEVNTLRAILGFPGMRVTQFSPLKEEGNYVDYSGTHDNDTLLGWYRSQGYSDKDSLAQVERTIEELYQGNGAWVILPLQDILKLDSQARMNTPGTIKGNWQWRVERGTLTQKVCAQLRSLAEKYGR, via the coding sequence ATGTCTGTGGTAATGGCGTATCATAATTCTCACGATCCATTCTTCCGCAGCCCCTTTGGGGCGGTTCAATGCAGCGGTCTTCTGCGCTTAAGGCTGCTTATGCGGCCGGAGGATTCTTCTGGTGCAGATAGTCCGGTTCAGGAGTGCTTTTTGCGCTTATGGGTGCAGGACCGGGAGGAGCGGCTGCCCATGATCAGGGTGGAAGAAGCAGCATGCTGTGGGGAGCAAGAAGAAGGGTCAGCCTCTTATGGGAGGCAAGGAACAGGGACAGTCTATGAGGCGGAATACCCTCTTCCTCATGAACCGGGAATCATCTGGTACTACTTTGTTTTCATGATAGGGGGAGCAACCCGTTTCTATGGCAATAATCAGGAAGAACTGGGAGGAGTCGGTGAGCTCCGTTTATCCGAGCCTCCCGGTTATCAAATTACAGTCTACCGACCCATGGCCTTGCCAAGCTGGTACACCCAGGGCATCATGTATCAGATCTATGTGGATCGCTTCTTTAACGGGGATGAACAGGGAAAAGTCCTCAATCCCCGCCCCCGCTCCCTAATCCATGGCGACTGGTATGATACCCCTTTCTATATTAAAAATGAAAAGGGCGAAGTCCTGCGTTGGGACTTTTTCGGCGGCAACCTTGCCGGTGTCATTAAAAAGCTTCCTTATCTTAAGGAATTAGGGGTGAGTATCCTTTATTTGAACCCCATCTTCGATTCCTCCAGCAACCATAAGTATGACACGGGGAATTATCTCACCCTTGATCCCATGTATGGAGATGAAGAGACCTTTGCTCAATTAATTAAGGAAGCCCAAAGCTTAGGAATCGCGATTATTCTGGATGGGGTGTTCAGTCATACCGGTGATGACAGTATTTATTTCAATCGTTACGGAAGATATCCTGGTTTAGGCGCCTATCAATCTCCGGATTCCCCCTATTCTTCCTGGTATCAATGTCAGGGGGAAGGACAGGAAAAAAAATATTCCTGCTGGTGGGGAGTGTCCACTCTCCCTGAAGTTTGGGAAATGGAGCCTTCTTATCGCGAGTTCATCATTCACTCTTCCCAGGGAGTCCTTCAGTCTTGGATGAAGCGGGGGATTAAAGGCTGGCGTCTGGATGTGGCCGACGAGCTTCCCGATGAATTCATTCAGGAGTTCCGCCAGGTGATGAAAACCATGGACCCTGAGGGAGTCCTGATCGGTGAGGTCTGGGAGGACCCCACCTATAAATTCAGCTATGGCAAGCTCAGGCAGTATTTCTGGGGGGAAGAACTGGATGCCACCATGAATTATCCTTGGCGGAATATCTTTCTCCAGTACTTCCTTGGGCAGATCGATGCCGGTCAGGCCCATAAACGCATCATGAATCTCTATGAAAACTACCCCCGGGAAAACTTTTTCGGGCAGATGAATTTGATCGGTAGCCATGACCGGGCCCGGATTCTCACCCTCCTCGGTGAAGCGCCGCCGCCGGAGCAGCTCTCCGCCGTGGAACAGGAGCAGTATCGCTTGCCTGCCCCTGCCCGGCATCTGGCTGTCCAGCGGTTAAAGCTGCTGACTCTCCTGCAGATGAGCTTCCCCGGTATTCCCTGCCTGTATTACGGCGATGAAGCGGGCTGTGAGGGATATCCCGATCCCTATAACCGGGGGACCTATCCATGGGGAAGGGAAGACCAGGAGATTCTCCAATGGTTTAAACGGGTGCTTCGTTATCGCCGGGAATATGAGGTGCTGCGGCAAGGTGAATTCTCTTCCTGGTCCGAGGGAAAAGAGATTTATGCTTTGAAAAGGAAGGACGAAAAAGAAGAAATTATTGTCCTGGTCAATCGCAGTGCTGAGGAGTCCGCGGAAATGACCTTGAAGCTGGAGCAGAACGTGGGGCAGGTTATCGATATCTTTGCGGGGGAAATGCTCTTCTCAAAAGAGGATGGATCGGAATCCCCCCTTGACGAATATAGTGATCACAGTCTTTCTCTTATCCTACCCCCCTTATCTGCAAAGGCTCTTTTCTGTCAGAAGCATGGTCCAAACTACTATTTTAAACAGGAGCTTATGATCCGTGCCTGCGGCATCCTTATGCATATCTCCTCCCTGCCATCCCCTTGGGGCATCGGCGATCTGGGAGAAGAAGCCTATGCTTTTGTGGATTTCCTGGCTGAAGGAGGGCAAAGCCTCTGGCAGGTGCTGCCTTTGAACCCTTTAGGGCTGGGAGATTCCCCTTACCAAAGTGAGTCCGCCTTAGCCGGCAATCCTTTACTCATCAGTCTTGATTTGCTTATTCAGGCCGGGCTGCTGACAGAGAAGGAAGCCCGCAGGGAAAGGGCCAAATATGGCGGAGGGGACGAAGGAGCTGAGGGGGCTGAAGGAGACGGGGGTAAGAGCTTTGCCCGAGTTGAGCTCTATAAAGAAAAACTGCTGCGCAAGGCTTATGAGCGGTTTAAGAAAAAAATGCCCGAGGCTAAGGGGTATTTAGACCCTCATGGTTATAGCCGGTTTATAGAAGAGAATCAGGAATGGCTGAAGGATTACGCTCTCTATAAGTGTTTAAAGCTTAAGTTCTCCGGCAGGTCGTGGCACCAGTGGGAAGAAAGCTATCGCTTGCGGAAGCCTGAGGCCCTGGAGGCTGTGACTGGAGACTACGCCGAGGAGATAAACTATATTTTCTTTGTTCAATATACTTTCGCCTATCAGTGGCAAAGGCTGAAGGACTATGCTCAGGAAAAAGGGGTAAAGATGATCGGCGATCTGCCCATTTATGTGGCCTATGACAGTTGCGACACCTGGGCTAACCGGGAGTGCTTTGCTCTGGATGAAAATAATGCTCCCACGGGAACCGCTGGGGTGCCCCCCGACTATTTCAACCCTGAGGGACAGAACTGGGGAAATCCTTTATACGATTGGGATGCTCTCCGGGCCGCCGATTATGCATGGTGGAAGCTGCGTTTCCGGCAGGGGTTGGAGCGCTTTGATGCCTTAAGACTGGACCATTTCCGTGGCTTTGAGGGCTATTGGGAAGTTCCCCCTCAGGCCGGGAGCGCGAAAGAAGGCCGCTGGCTGAAAGGGCCGGGGAAAGAATTTTTCGAAAGCCTGGTCCGTGAATTGGGGCCTTTGCCCGTCATCGCTGAGGACTTAGGTTGCATTACCCCTGAAGTCAATACCCTTAGGGCTATTTTAGGATTTCCGGGGATGAGGGTGACGCAGTTTTCCCCCTTGAAGGAAGAAGGGAATTATGTTGATTATTCCGGAACCCATGATAACGATACCCTGTTGGGTTGGTATCGCTCCCAAGGCTATAGCGATAAGGATTCCCTGGCGCAAGTAGAGAGGACCATTGAGGAGCTTTATCAAGGGAACGGTGCCTGGGTCATTCTTCCCCTTCAGGATATTCTTAAACTGGATTCCCAGGCGAGGATGAATACTCCCGGTACAATTAAAGGGAATTGGCAGTGGCGTGTAGAAAGAGGAACCTTAACTCAGAAGGTCTGTGCTCAGTTAAGGAGTTTGGCTGAAAAATACGGCCGATGA